A window from candidate division WOR-3 bacterium encodes these proteins:
- a CDS encoding sigma 54-interacting transcriptional regulator codes for MDLKERVKRMIFLEEGGLEPSSEFEKVCIDFTHYLRRESQDFYFMWKDEWLKENFEKIKKIAESEEPALILGESGSGKEIISRFIHFLSKRKDKPFYPMNCSSEHEKDILYSKLFGHERGAYTGAIEKRRGLLKSADGGTVFLDEIQSSSENFQSSLLRFLDFREIQPLGSDRIERADVRIISASSLSLEELKNSLYPPLFYRIEGLELSILPLREREDKEAYIYYFLFKECKRLGMEKDISEPAMEALKRYPWPGNLREMRKVIHSAVLLSKGKTIEIEDLPEKIRNEEKRLSIPSELTPSLSEKGLSMHSFLSFNKKEQMDDLTLNNTIRMHIQKVLSLTKGNKSKAAKLLGIPRTTLINKLRKMGLD; via the coding sequence ATGGATTTGAAGGAAAGAGTTAAGAGAATGATTTTTCTTGAAGAGGGGGGTCTGGAACCATCTTCAGAATTTGAAAAGGTCTGCATTGATTTTACTCATTATCTTAGAAGAGAGAGTCAAGATTTTTATTTCATGTGGAAGGATGAGTGGCTGAAGGAGAATTTTGAAAAAATAAAAAAGATAGCAGAATCAGAGGAGCCAGCTCTTATCTTAGGCGAGTCTGGCTCTGGAAAGGAGATTATATCAAGATTTATTCATTTTTTGAGCAAAAGGAAAGATAAACCCTTCTATCCAATGAATTGCTCATCTGAGCATGAAAAGGACATTCTTTACTCCAAGCTATTTGGACATGAAAGAGGAGCATACACTGGAGCGATTGAGAAAAGGAGAGGGCTACTGAAGTCAGCAGATGGAGGAACAGTATTCTTGGATGAAATTCAATCATCATCTGAGAATTTCCAGAGCTCTCTTCTAAGATTCCTTGACTTCCGAGAGATTCAACCCCTTGGCTCAGACAGAATTGAAAGGGCAGATGTAAGAATAATCTCAGCAAGCTCTCTTTCACTGGAAGAGCTAAAGAATTCTCTTTATCCGCCATTATTTTACAGAATAGAAGGTCTTGAGCTTTCAATCCTACCTTTGAGGGAGAGGGAGGATAAGGAAGCATACATTTATTATTTTCTTTTCAAAGAATGTAAGAGACTTGGAATGGAGAAGGATATAAGCGAGCCAGCAATGGAAGCCCTAAAGAGATACCCATGGCCAGGGAATCTTAGGGAGATGAGGAAAGTGATACACAGTGCAGTTCTTCTTTCAAAAGGGAAAACAATAGAGATAGAAGACCTTCCAGAGAAGATAAGAAATGAAGAGAAGAGGCTATCCATTCCTTCAGAATTGACCCCCTCTCTATCAGAGAAGGGCTTATCTATGCATTCTTTTCTTTCCTTCAACAAAAAAGAGCAAATGGATGATCTAACTCTAAACAATACAATAAGAATGCACATTCAGAAGGTATTATCCCTTACAAAAGGAAACAAGAGCAAAGCGGCAAAACTTCTTGGAAT